From the Candidatus Nomurabacteria bacterium genome, one window contains:
- a CDS encoding F0F1 ATP synthase subunit A, translated as MSVATETTNINTELEILDESSTSHSEEIVHEITLFAEPIGSIKEFPITNSLVTSWGAVLIIVILSVLLRKNLKEVPGKLQNIFEIIVEGALSLADQVTNDRKLTKKVFPLSISLFFFVLINNWLGILPGSGSVGQVVEHHGENLLVPFLRGGTADINTTIALAIIAVIGANIFGIITIGGWKMFNKYVNLKALGHIFTKVRHEPTILIVAPITFFVGVLEIIGEFAKIASLSFRLFGNVFAGEVLLASMAALVAYAVPVPFLFLEILVGVIQALIFSMLTLVYFTIASQDHDEHEHEHHESPKQVHA; from the coding sequence ATGTCAGTAGCTACAGAAACAACCAATATAAATACTGAATTGGAAATATTGGATGAATCATCTACTTCGCATAGCGAGGAGATTGTTCACGAAATAACTCTCTTTGCAGAGCCTATTGGAAGTATAAAAGAATTTCCTATTACAAATTCTCTTGTAACTTCTTGGGGTGCTGTTTTGATAATTGTAATATTGTCAGTTCTATTAAGAAAAAATCTAAAAGAAGTTCCAGGAAAATTACAAAATATTTTTGAAATCATAGTAGAAGGAGCGCTTAGTCTAGCAGATCAGGTTACAAATGATCGCAAACTTACTAAAAAAGTTTTTCCATTATCTATATCACTTTTCTTCTTCGTTCTTATAAACAACTGGCTAGGAATTTTACCTGGTTCAGGTTCTGTTGGTCAGGTTGTAGAGCATCACGGAGAGAACCTTCTTGTGCCATTTTTACGTGGCGGAACAGCAGACATAAACACGACAATTGCTCTTGCGATAATAGCAGTTATTGGTGCAAATATTTTCGGTATCATCACAATAGGTGGGTGGAAAATGTTCAACAAATATGTTAATTTAAAGGCATTGGGGCATATATTTACAAAGGTTCGCCACGAACCAACCATTTTGATTGTTGCGCCAATTACATTCTTTGTTGGAGTGCTTGAGATAATAGGTGAATTTGCAAAAATAGCATCTCTATCTTTTCGTTTGTTTGGAAACGTATTTGCAGGAGAAGTCTTGCTCGCATCTATGGCAGCGCTTGTTGCATATGCCGTACCAGTACCATTTTTGTTTTTAGAAATACTAGTTGGTGTAATACAGGCTTTGATATTTTCAATGCTTACGCTCGTATACTTTACTATTGCATCACAAGATCATGATGAGCACGAGCACGAACATCATGAGTCACCAAAGCAAGTACACGCATAG
- a CDS encoding 50S ribosomal protein L25, which produces MKAFKKVWREAGESSQVTLETPDGEVATLIHDLQTDPVSGAPIHVDFLAIDTNKAVTVNVPIEFEGVSDAVKDGLGTLAKVMYEIEISALPKDLPQELRVDLSVLKTLDDQIHAKDVSLPSGVTLVTSPDEVVALVTPMQEEKEEAPIDLSAIEVEKKGKKEEEEGAEGAE; this is translated from the coding sequence ATGAAGGCGTTTAAGAAAGTATGGAGAGAAGCAGGAGAATCTTCACAGGTAACACTAGAAACTCCAGATGGAGAAGTTGCTACACTTATACACGATCTACAAACTGATCCAGTTAGTGGCGCTCCTATACACGTAGACTTTCTTGCTATCGATACAAACAAGGCTGTTACTGTAAATGTTCCTATAGAATTTGAAGGTGTTTCAGATGCTGTAAAGGATGGTCTAGGAACTCTAGCAAAGGTTATGTACGAAATAGAAATAAGTGCTCTACCAAAAGATTTACCACAAGAATTGCGCGTAGACTTGAGTGTTCTAAAGACTCTCGACGATCAAATACACGCTAAAGATGTATCTCTACCAAGTGGAGTTACTCTAGTTACTTCCCCAGATGAAGTTGTGGCGTTAGTTACTCCTATGCAAGAAGAAAAAGAAGAAGCTCCAATCGATCTATCAGCAATTGAAGTTGAAAAGAAGGGCAAGAAAGAAGAAGAGGAAGGAGCAGAGGGAGCAGAATAA
- a CDS encoding AtpZ/AtpI family protein, with translation MDQNSTQIEKDKKNNTIWWRGAVLFFVRVSGYIAGPIIIAVLLGKFLDNYFSTGRTFFFSLIALAFVSSLIFIVRESKKAIADIENENKVNLEIK, from the coding sequence ATGGATCAAAACAGTACACAAATAGAAAAGGATAAAAAAAATAATACTATTTGGTGGCGCGGGGCTGTTTTGTTTTTTGTTCGAGTATCAGGCTATATAGCCGGTCCGATAATTATTGCGGTTCTACTAGGTAAATTCTTGGACAATTATTTTTCTACAGGTAGAACTTTTTTCTTTTCTCTTATTGCCCTAGCTTTTGTTAGTTCTCTAATTTTTATAGTCAGAGAGTCCAAGAAGGCGATTGCAGATATTGAAAATGAGAATAAAGTTAATTTAGAAATAAAATAA
- the rpmE gene encoding 50S ribosomal protein L31 gives MKKDIHPTHYTNALVSCACGASFPVGSTKEAITVEICSQCHPYFTGTEKVLDTAGRVDRFKKRALKSAAKK, from the coding sequence ATGAAGAAAGACATACACCCAACACACTATACAAACGCACTTGTTTCTTGCGCATGCGGAGCGTCTTTTCCTGTAGGCTCAACAAAAGAAGCAATTACTGTTGAAATCTGTAGTCAATGTCACCCATACTTTACTGGAACTGAAAAGGTTCTAGATACGGCTGGACGTGTTGATAGATTCAAGAAGCGTGCTCTAAAAAGTGCTGCAAAAAAATAA
- the atpE gene encoding ATP synthase F0 subunit C produces MEGIDTLAKAIAIGIGAIGPAIGIGMIGSKAMESIGRNPEAAGKILVPMLLACAFAEAIAIYALVIAFSI; encoded by the coding sequence ATGGAAGGAATAGACACACTCGCAAAGGCGATTGCAATAGGAATCGGAGCAATTGGACCTGCGATCGGTATTGGTATGATTGGTTCAAAGGCTATGGAATCTATAGGAAGAAACCCAGAAGCTGCAGGAAAAATACTTGTTCCTATGCTTTTGGCTTGTGCTTTCGCAGAAGCTATCGCTATTTACGCACTCGTTATTGCGTTCTCAATCTAG
- a CDS encoding PCRF domain-containing protein yields the protein MEINREELKKDYKTSFLIESLERIEENEASVKELLDSDPSLKELAENDLETLRIEKEGLFKQIESILAREVEEEEFPNEIVLEVRAGAGGDEASLFAFQLAEMYERYAAKEGWSWTKNYESMNDTGGYKEASFEIRGNDVYKKLRYETGVHRVQRVPATEKNGRIHTSTASVAVLPIKKKIKFQINLADLDMEYSRSGGAGGQNVNKVETAVRLIHKPTGIDVRCTSERTQLKNREKALTILSAKLEQMKEEEDAKKYSADRKSQIGTGDRSEKIRTYNFPQDRVTDHRIRQSWSNIPNIMLGNIDKIVDSLMSGTVGDAEEE from the coding sequence ATGGAAATAAATCGAGAAGAATTGAAGAAGGATTACAAAACAAGTTTTCTAATTGAAAGTCTTGAGCGTATCGAGGAGAACGAAGCATCTGTAAAAGAGTTGCTTGATTCTGATCCGAGTCTAAAAGAACTTGCAGAAAACGACCTTGAAACACTTCGTATAGAAAAAGAGGGTTTATTTAAACAGATCGAATCAATACTCGCGCGAGAAGTTGAAGAAGAGGAATTCCCAAATGAAATCGTACTTGAAGTTAGAGCTGGAGCAGGAGGTGACGAAGCTTCGTTGTTTGCATTTCAGCTTGCTGAAATGTATGAACGATACGCAGCAAAAGAAGGCTGGAGTTGGACAAAAAACTATGAATCAATGAATGATACTGGTGGCTACAAAGAAGCCTCTTTCGAGATTAGGGGTAATGATGTATATAAAAAACTTCGTTATGAAACTGGGGTTCATAGAGTTCAACGTGTTCCTGCTACCGAAAAGAATGGACGAATACACACCTCAACTGCTTCTGTTGCAGTATTGCCTATAAAAAAGAAGATTAAATTCCAAATTAATTTGGCAGACTTAGATATGGAATATTCCCGTTCAGGAGGAGCTGGAGGACAAAACGTAAACAAGGTTGAGACTGCAGTTCGTCTTATCCATAAACCTACAGGAATAGATGTGAGATGTACTTCTGAAAGAACTCAGTTGAAGAATCGCGAGAAAGCTCTTACTATTTTGTCGGCAAAATTGGAGCAAATGAAAGAAGAAGAGGATGCAAAAAAATATTCAGCAGATAGAAAAAGTCAGATTGGAACAGGGGATAGAAGTGAGAAAATTCGCACATACAACTTCCCACAAGATCGTGTTACAGATCATCGCATTAGGCAGTCTTGGTCTAATATACCGAACATAATGCTTGGAAATATTGATAAGATTGTAGATAGTCTTATGTCAGGAACCGTAGGAGATGCGGAAGAGGAATAA
- a CDS encoding lytic murein transglycosylase: MFKNITSKIIVILTLISLVGSPYFYAAGPNTVYASELSIAEDQKKVLEAELAKLEAEIAQKTSELNSQKGQSASISGDIKVLTTQIEKAKLNIKAKNLVISKLTSEINEKNKTITNLDDKLFKTKESLAQLIRKTHQIDDANFVHVILTNSTVSDFYNDVDTFSSIQESIKESVDEIKEVKGITVNEKEELRKKQDQELDAKAEIESAKRKVETSESEKQKLLSISKNKEKEYQALLAERQKKAAQIRSALFALRDTGAIPFGDALKYAEAASLKTGVRPAFVLAILTQESNLGKNVGSCYLSDPLTGAGVGANTGTTILNVMKPTRDVTPFLNITKALGRDPYKTRVSCPWTVGYGGAMGPAQFIPSTWALFQARIGAAVGKTVPDPWNPADAFMASSIYLGDLGANAKTYTAERNAACRYYSGRSCDAASPANSFYGNQVMVKAATIQETMIDPLQGL, from the coding sequence ATGTTCAAGAACATAACCTCAAAAATAATAGTGATTTTAACTCTGATTAGCTTGGTCGGATCACCTTATTTCTATGCGGCGGGTCCAAATACTGTCTACGCCTCAGAGCTTTCTATAGCTGAAGACCAAAAGAAGGTTTTGGAAGCAGAATTGGCCAAACTGGAGGCAGAAATAGCCCAAAAGACATCCGAACTAAATAGTCAAAAAGGTCAGTCAGCATCTATATCTGGTGACATAAAAGTGCTAACTACTCAAATTGAAAAAGCTAAGTTAAATATAAAAGCAAAAAACTTGGTTATAAGTAAGTTAACGAGCGAAATAAACGAAAAGAATAAAACAATAACCAACTTAGATGACAAACTTTTCAAAACTAAAGAATCTTTAGCTCAACTAATTAGAAAGACTCATCAAATTGATGATGCAAATTTTGTGCATGTGATACTTACAAATTCTACTGTTTCAGATTTTTATAACGACGTAGATACATTTTCTTCAATCCAAGAATCTATAAAAGAATCTGTAGATGAGATAAAAGAGGTGAAGGGTATAACTGTAAATGAAAAAGAAGAGTTGAGAAAGAAACAAGATCAAGAGCTTGATGCAAAAGCAGAGATAGAAAGCGCTAAGCGTAAAGTTGAGACATCTGAAAGTGAGAAACAAAAACTTCTCTCAATTAGTAAAAACAAAGAAAAAGAATACCAGGCACTTCTAGCAGAGAGACAGAAAAAAGCTGCGCAAATTCGTAGTGCACTTTTTGCTCTTCGTGATACAGGTGCAATTCCTTTCGGTGATGCTCTAAAATACGCAGAGGCTGCTTCTTTGAAAACAGGTGTGAGACCAGCCTTTGTGTTGGCGATTTTGACTCAGGAGTCTAACTTGGGTAAAAACGTCGGTTCATGTTATTTGTCTGATCCTTTGACTGGGGCTGGTGTAGGTGCAAATACTGGAACTACTATTTTAAATGTTATGAAACCAACTCGTGATGTTACTCCATTTTTGAATATTACAAAAGCATTGGGAAGAGATCCGTATAAAACTCGAGTTTCTTGTCCTTGGACAGTCGGTTATGGAGGAGCTATGGGGCCTGCGCAGTTTATACCTTCAACATGGGCGCTATTTCAGGCTAGAATCGGTGCTGCTGTAGGAAAAACTGTACCTGACCCATGGAATCCAGCTGATGCTTTTATGGCTTCATCTATATATCTAGGAGATTTGGGTGCAAATGCAAAAACCTATACAGCTGAAAGAAATGCTGCTTGTAGATACTATTCTGGAAGATCTTGTGACGCAGCTTCACCAGCAAACTCCTTCTATGGAAACCAGGTTATGGTCAAGGCGGCTACTATCCAAGAAACTATGATAGACCCGTTGCAAGGTTTATAA
- a CDS encoding RNA-binding protein produces the protein MAKKLYVGGLPYSTTDNELKSHFEQAGAVLSATIIMDKMSGRSKGFGFVEMDQDADADSAIQMFNGKDFGGRNLTVSEARPLGDRPQGGARSGGFRPQRREF, from the coding sequence ATGGCAAAAAAATTATACGTTGGAGGTTTACCTTATAGTACAACTGACAACGAGCTCAAATCACATTTTGAGCAAGCAGGAGCAGTTCTATCTGCAACAATTATCATGGATAAGATGTCTGGTCGCTCAAAAGGTTTCGGCTTTGTTGAGATGGATCAAGACGCAGATGCAGATTCTGCTATCCAAATGTTTAACGGCAAAGATTTCGGTGGACGCAATCTAACTGTTAGCGAAGCACGTCCTCTAGGTGATAGACCACAAGGCGGAGCACGCTCAGGAGGTTTCAGACCACAAAGACGCGAGTTCTAA